Proteins encoded together in one Porites lutea chromosome 2, jaPorLute2.1, whole genome shotgun sequence window:
- the LOC140928680 gene encoding uncharacterized protein codes for MVDSMCTLSSLEVTRNPFDSNQEERVNCPGFSPSMFRKQETPASQKKSRSFRWSIDQISRLNPADIDEFPCQEYSSTFEREEDEIEAQRAVDEYFSQSSIVPSPWTPNHAAKHVKFSPLPPSTAYIEAISSAESSYSSPSSSSCKVKVDASSQTKLSLPPDFDLQSHIDPTYYNQDGLNGSKDMSMSSLRRKLFSQAGTLNQTEKAQLEPSPNIKSILKSPKTPILITSSPVSEQSTPKHTKHRHSTTSTMSSPNISPIKPVMSVPETPTSVRRPRLSRHSFSPMECSANVLESSGIEVIGDALPDLSPIKGPEETSIGRVQKMDIDNEDNVNNSLDDGGPLEVSSLSVKDDNRDEKGEQEADYDDDNDKGDDGDDDDDDEMPPKITMEDLADDLDSTNESNANQSADSPGMEFVELTPRVKSDSEKIERASDDKRKEEKFDHPTSTKKADVKMEDNDSHISDEHSNNTHYRNGYLRSKIDTLNSYHAPSTSSQRSWQMRDYSTTESHKYSHLNELDEDVIMMRAKAALRRANRYSPPIGKRGYSFDPQSLSLSDLSLNAPSAWEPVRMSTPLVPQTSASTDYRNHSNHHSHYGYKSLSSSHRHDFADATYFEESGLGRSGGEMASRRHHYFGRKLSPTMEDITWQRKPHGSAEGKYPFSHPWRKPSSPLYDSGWKFSQTHPMSYVEWKALYWRPPKEPVLWRNNHTHHHTDPYSYEPNFKRVSWPPRPLSSKLTYGSRPLSPPVAFPPAKVPRAVSGGYASKIALPSYQNSSDSGYSDWQRSASRWENTGRSQYSSLGYDFRFY; via the exons GGAAGAGGATGAAATTGAAGCCCAAAGAGCAGTAGATGAG TATTTTTCTCAAAGCTCCATTGTCCCATCTCCATGGACACCAAACCATGCTGCAAAACATGTTAAATTTTCCCCACTGCCGCCATCTACTGCCT ATATTGAAGCCATAAGTTCTGCTGAGTCTTCATATTCATCTCCTAGCTCATCAAGCTGCAAAGTTAAAGTAGATG CAAGTAGCCAAACAAAGCTATCTCTACCACCAGACTTTGATCTGCAAAGTCATATTG ATCCTACGTATTATAACCAAGATGGCCTTAATGGTAGTAAAGATATGTCAATGTCTTCACTAAGAAGAAAGTTGTTTTCTCAAGCAGGAACTTTAAATCAAACAGAAAAAGCTCAGCTGGAACCATCACCTAACATCAA ATCCATCCTCAAAAGTCCCAAAACTCCTATTTTG ATAACGTCAAGCCCGGTGTCTGAACAGTCCACACCAAAGCACACCAAACACAGACACTCGACTACCAGTACTATGTCAAGTCCGAATATCTCACCTATCAAGCCAGTAATGTCTGTCCCGGAGACTCCTACCTCCGTTAGACGTCCTCGTTTATCCAGGCACAGTTTCAGTCCCATGGAGTGCTCAGCGAATGTACTGGAATCATCTGGGATTGAAGTTATTGGGGACGCACTCCCGGATCTGTCTCCAATAAAAGGGCCTGAAGAAACAAGCATTGGTCGAGTTCAGAAAATGGACATCGACAACG AAGACAATGTTAATAACTCCCTTGATGATGGAGGTCCACTTGAAGTATCATCCCTGTCTGTGAAGGATGATAACAGAGATGAAAAAGGGGAACAAGAGGCTGAttatgatgatgacaatgacaagggtgatgatggtgatgatgatgatgatgatgaaatgcCACCGAAGATCACTATGGAAGACTTAGCTGATGATTTAGACTCAACCAATGAAAGCAATGCTAATCAAAGTGCAGATTCTCCTGGAATGGAGTTTGTAGAGTTAACTCCAAGGGTAAAATCAGATTctgaaaaaattgaaagagcTTCTGAtgacaaaaggaaagaagaaaaatttgatCATCCTACTTCTACAAAGAAAGCAGATGTAAAGATGGAAGATAATGACTCACACATCAGTGATGAGCACAGTAATAACACACACTATAGAAATGGATATTTAAGATCAAAAATAGATACACTCAATAGTTATCATGCACCATCCACTTCCAGCCAAAGAAGCTGGCAAATGAGAGACTACAGTACAACAGAAAGCCATAAATATAGTCACCTCAATGAACTTGACGAGGATGTGATCATGATGCGTGCAAAAGCTGCACTAAGAAGAGCCAATAGATATTCACCACCAATAGGCAAAAGGGGCTACTCCTTTGATCCACAGAGTCTGTCACTCTCAGATTTGAGTTTAAATGCACCATCTGCATGGGAACCAGTCCGCATGTCAACGCCTTTAGTTCCACAAACTTCTGCATCCACAGACTATAGAAACCATTCAAATCATCACAGTCACTATGGTTACAAATCACTTAGTAGCTCTCATCGGCATGACTTTGCTGATGCTACGTATTTTGAGGAATCAGGACTTGGAAGGAGTGGTGGTGAAATGGCATCTCGTCGTCATCACTATTTTGGAAGGAAATTGTCCCCTACTATGGAAGATATAACTTGGCAAAGAAAACCTCATGGAAGTGCAGAAG gGAAGTATCCATTTTCTCATCCTTGGAGGAAGCCAAGTTCCCCTTTGTATGACAGTGGCTGGAAGTTCTCTCAAACTCATCCCATGAGTTATGTAGAATGGAAAGCTCTCTACTGGAGGCCTCCAAAGGAGCCTGTACTGTGGAGAAATAACCACACTCATCATCACACAGACCCATACTCTTATGAGCCAAACTTCAAAAG GGTGTCCTGGCCACCAAGACCTCTCTCATCAAAACTTACCTATGGTTCACGACCATTGTCTCCCCCTGTGGCTTTCCCACCAGCAAAGGTTCCCAGGGCGGTTTCAGGGGGGTATGCATCAAAGATTGCTTTACCCTCCTATCAAAACAGCAGTGATAGTGGGTATTCAGATTGGCAACGGAGTGCTAGCCGATGGGAAAACACAGGAAGAAGTCAGTACAGTTCTCTAGGATATGACTTCAGATTCTACTAG
- the LOC140928681 gene encoding dnaJ homolog subfamily C member 5-like isoform X2, with protein MEYEKMEDERHQGASLYNVLGVDRNATQEEIKKAYRKMALKHHPDKNPNNPEATEKFKEVNHAHSILSDPSKREIYDKYGSMGLYIAEQFGEENVKLYFRLNSGWCKALFMFCGLITCCYFCCCCFFCCNFCCGKCKPVPDEQWEEFEFDDVKDDDEPITTQPGSNGNHTSSEQPKSPGVDSATSNSTANSAIPMPSS; from the exons ATGGAATATGAAAAAATGGAGGATGAAAG ACATCAGGGGGCTTCGCTGTACAATGTTTTGGGTGTTGACAGAAATGCCACCCAGGAGGAAATTAAGAAGGCCTATAGAAAG ATGGCATTAAAACACCATCCAGATAAGAATCCCAATAACCCTGAAGCCACTGAAAAG tttaaagAAGTAAACCATGCACATAGCATATTGTCAGATCCCAGTAAAAGGGAAATTTATGATAAATATGGTTCTATGGGCCTCTATATAGCAGAGCAATTTGGAGAAGAA AATGTCAAATTATACTTTAGGCTTAACAGTGGCTGGTGTAAG GCGCTGTTTATGTTCTGCGGTCTCATTACGTGCTGTTACTTCTGctgctgttgtttcttttgttgtaatTTCTGCTGTGGTAAGTGTAAGCCAGTTCCCGATGAACAGTGGGAAGAATTcgaatttgatgacgtcaaagACGACGATGAACCAATAACGACGCAACCAGGAAGCAACGGAAATCACACGAGTTCCGAGCAGCCGAAGTCGCCTGGCGTTGATAGCGCGACTAGCAACAGCACGGCTAATTCCGCTATCCCCATGCCCTCGTCGTGA
- the LOC140928681 gene encoding dnaJ homolog subfamily C member 5-like isoform X1 — MAPHSSVNGENKGEERDDSLTHQGASLYNVLGVDRNATQEEIKKAYRKMALKHHPDKNPNNPEATEKFKEVNHAHSILSDPSKREIYDKYGSMGLYIAEQFGEENVKLYFRLNSGWCKALFMFCGLITCCYFCCCCFFCCNFCCGKCKPVPDEQWEEFEFDDVKDDDEPITTQPGSNGNHTSSEQPKSPGVDSATSNSTANSAIPMPSS; from the exons ATGGCACCACATTCGAGTGTCAATGGCGAAAACAAAGGAGAGGAGAGGGACGATAGTCTAAC ACATCAGGGGGCTTCGCTGTACAATGTTTTGGGTGTTGACAGAAATGCCACCCAGGAGGAAATTAAGAAGGCCTATAGAAAG ATGGCATTAAAACACCATCCAGATAAGAATCCCAATAACCCTGAAGCCACTGAAAAG tttaaagAAGTAAACCATGCACATAGCATATTGTCAGATCCCAGTAAAAGGGAAATTTATGATAAATATGGTTCTATGGGCCTCTATATAGCAGAGCAATTTGGAGAAGAA AATGTCAAATTATACTTTAGGCTTAACAGTGGCTGGTGTAAG GCGCTGTTTATGTTCTGCGGTCTCATTACGTGCTGTTACTTCTGctgctgttgtttcttttgttgtaatTTCTGCTGTGGTAAGTGTAAGCCAGTTCCCGATGAACAGTGGGAAGAATTcgaatttgatgacgtcaaagACGACGATGAACCAATAACGACGCAACCAGGAAGCAACGGAAATCACACGAGTTCCGAGCAGCCGAAGTCGCCTGGCGTTGATAGCGCGACTAGCAACAGCACGGCTAATTCCGCTATCCCCATGCCCTCGTCGTGA
- the LOC140928681 gene encoding dnaJ homolog subfamily C member 5-like isoform X3 — protein sequence MAPHSSVNGENKGEERDDSLTHQGASLYNVLGVDRNATQEEIKKAYRKFKEVNHAHSILSDPSKREIYDKYGSMGLYIAEQFGEENVKLYFRLNSGWCKALFMFCGLITCCYFCCCCFFCCNFCCGKCKPVPDEQWEEFEFDDVKDDDEPITTQPGSNGNHTSSEQPKSPGVDSATSNSTANSAIPMPSS from the exons ATGGCACCACATTCGAGTGTCAATGGCGAAAACAAAGGAGAGGAGAGGGACGATAGTCTAAC ACATCAGGGGGCTTCGCTGTACAATGTTTTGGGTGTTGACAGAAATGCCACCCAGGAGGAAATTAAGAAGGCCTATAGAAAG tttaaagAAGTAAACCATGCACATAGCATATTGTCAGATCCCAGTAAAAGGGAAATTTATGATAAATATGGTTCTATGGGCCTCTATATAGCAGAGCAATTTGGAGAAGAA AATGTCAAATTATACTTTAGGCTTAACAGTGGCTGGTGTAAG GCGCTGTTTATGTTCTGCGGTCTCATTACGTGCTGTTACTTCTGctgctgttgtttcttttgttgtaatTTCTGCTGTGGTAAGTGTAAGCCAGTTCCCGATGAACAGTGGGAAGAATTcgaatttgatgacgtcaaagACGACGATGAACCAATAACGACGCAACCAGGAAGCAACGGAAATCACACGAGTTCCGAGCAGCCGAAGTCGCCTGGCGTTGATAGCGCGACTAGCAACAGCACGGCTAATTCCGCTATCCCCATGCCCTCGTCGTGA
- the LOC140927053 gene encoding uncharacterized protein: MASSKRIDSTPAGVNRHLFLRWNKLQVNVMEDPSFRVVPTVETVPKVTSQARLIWGAKNRVLNAQKELDEKSKTREIQEKDVHATVKRVMDAQSGKSNPLEYFKQHRFDEEVDLNGWHLGPVTSREIATEYFSSSTIVRLLLANNRLGNEGGKAVAKGLETNLSIRELDLSGNVLGQSAISAIGEILNKKETLQKLNLSRNDLTDQDVEFFLHSLCLKSGLKDLDLSHNILCDQFGEQMSVVLEKNFVLEKLSVSSNQLEVSGLQAMSTGLRNSATLRNLNISWNYLYDAGAEILGEVMAQNQSLIEISACGNLFTTQAASFLAKGVINNSNLKVLRIGQNLIRNSGAHEFLNVLSVSDAPSTVLEVLDINGTVVDKEFQKRIETELCERFPSLKVANFSLVDNINNKLEPVEKKAPVKI; this comes from the coding sequence ATGGCTTCATCTAAAAGAATAGACAGTACGCCAGCTGGAGTTAATCGACATTTATTTCTCCGGTGGAACAAACTTCAAGTGAATGTAATGGAAGATCCTAGTTTTCGAGTCGTTCCAACTGTTGAAACAGTCCCCAAGGTTACGAGTCAAGCGCGACTAATTTGGGGCGCCAAAAATAGAGTCTTGAACGCTCAAAAGGAATTAgatgaaaagtcaaaaacaagagaaatcCAAGAAAAAGATGTTCATGCAACAGTAAAAAGAGTGATGGATGCCCAGAGTGGAAAATCCAACCCGTTGGAGTACTTTAAGCAGCATCGTTTTGACGAAGAAGTCGATTTGAACGGTTGGCATCTTGGGCCAGTAACCTCGCGTGAAATTGCCACCGAGTATTTTTCTTCCTCGACTATTGTACGCTTGCTCCTTGCCAATAACCGTCTCGGTAATGAAGGTGGAAAAGCTGTTGCCAAAGGCCTGGAGACGAATTTGTCTATAAGAGAGCTTGATTTGTCTGGAAATGTGCTTGGACAAAGTGCAATCTCCGCTATTGGTGAGATACTAAACAAGAAAGAAACTTTACAAAAGTTGAATCTCTCAAGAAACGATTTAACTGACCAAGATGTTGAGTTTTTTCTCCATTCTCTTtgccttaaaagtggtttaaAAGATTTAGACTTATCTCATAACATTTTATGCGATCAATTTGGAGAACAGATGTCGGTCGTTTTAGAGAAAAACTTTGTTCTTGAAAAGCTTTCCGTCAGTTCTAATCAGTTGGAAGTATCGGGCTTGCAAGCCATGTCGACCGGTTTACGAAATAGCGCAACTCTTCGTAACTTAAACATTTCTTGGAATTACTTATATGACGCAGGAGCTGAAATTCTTGGTGAAGTGATGGCTCAAAACCAAAGTCTTATCGAAATTTCAGCCTGTGGGAATCTATTTACAACTCAAGCTGCAAGCTTCCTTGCCAAAGGGGTTATTAATAACTCCAACTTGAAAGTTCTTCGTATAGGTCAGAATTTGATAAGAAATTCTGGTGCCcatgaatttttaaatgttttatctGTCAGTGACGCACCATCCACCGTCTTGGAAGTCTTAGATATAAATGGAACTGTTGTTGACAAGGAGTTTCAAAAACGGATTGAGACGGAGTTATGCGAGAGATTTCCTTCTTTGAAGGTTGCCAATTTTTCGCTTGTTGACAACATAAATAACAAGCTTGAACCTGTTGAGAAAAAAGCTCCGGttaagatataa